In Drosophila ananassae strain 14024-0371.13 chromosome 3R, ASM1763931v2, whole genome shotgun sequence, the DNA window ACACAATGGCGCCATCGGAGCGCACCACCGTCTGGTGGCTCACGGCAGCCGTCTTAGTGGCACTCGCGTCCGACTTACCACTGGCCACTACTTTCAGATTGTCGCTCATCTTTTCGCCGTGCACCGCCTGCTTCTCAGTAGTGGTGGTGCTGACCACCTTCGAGTGGCTGCCATTGGTGAGTGGTACTGACTTGAGTTCATGGTGGGCGATGCCATTCACCTGCTTTTTGGTGCTTTgctttgtttgcttttgcACCAGATCCGGTTGCTCCACGCCGTTGATAAAGGTCTTTGTGGTTGTTgtggtggttgttgttgtggtggtggtgctactaccatttgcattgttttggcTATTGTttgtggttgtggtggtgctggtgcaGTCACCGTTGTTGCGTACTAAGCAAAGGAATATTATTGGATTGGATCAaagaaaaatgaacatttaaGCTTGTGCGATATATtctaagaaaaataaattctttATGAAAACAAAATGCGTTTCAAAACTGATCAGTCTTGGTATTATGAATTAGGGCCTTAAGGCTACAAATTAAGAAAATTGCAATAAAATGTGAAACTAATTTATTAAGACTTTGGAAAtaatatttcttaataaacAACTTTTAGAAACTTTTTTTACCCCATCGGATATAGTCAATCGGGACTAGGAGTGTGATTGGCACCTTTCTGATCTTGGGCCTTTTTTTGCTGATTTTTGCCAAGCTTTCGCTGCACCCATTTGTTTTTCCTTCCCGATCGCCTgccgcctggatcaggatcaTTACCACCTGGATCGGGATTACCATTGTTTCCGGGATCATTACCATTGGGATCGGGATTTGAATTGTTTCCGGGATTTGCGGTTGATGGGAAATCGGTTGGTGGCTTCATGTGAAACATGCAATCGTTCCGACACATGGTCAGGGTGGGATAATCATTATATTCATGTACTCGCGGGCACTTGGAATACACCTTAAAAATCACATAAAGGATGTGTGAGGTGGGATGGTCAGGGGAGGAATAGCAGGGGTACCTTGATGCAGTCGAGAATCACGCGATGGAAGGTGTAGAAATGCCGACGTGGTCCTTGGCAGGCCCTCTCGACACTGTATCTGTTTTTAACCAAACATTTGTTGTTTCGATCTTATAAAAATCGAGAACAAAATATAGAATTATTGGCATTGGGGATGCCGATTTGGGGGTTAATCCTTACGCCTGTTCCTTGCCTTCCATGGACAGACTAAAAGTACGACGCAGCCGACGGTTAAAATAAACAGCAACAGTCTCATTgggaatttaaaaataaactaattttCTCCACAGACTGACTCTTCACACTTTCACGGTTTGAAGAATTTTCCTAATTGAAATTTCcattgtacatttttttttcaatttctacAGTAGAAGCGAAACACGAGTCATTTACTACAATCactgaatatatatttttaaattattacaaGGATCGAATTCCGAAAAGGGGTTTAAGCCTCATGATTTTGGAACCGTGTCTAATACTAAGTTAGTAAGGAAAATCATCAAAGGGGGAGTAATCAAATCGGGGAGATCCAAACGCAGGAGGCTCAAACGGAGGAGCTCGTTCATCGGGGTATGAGGGATATTCCTCACCgaaagtattatttttaacagATTTAACTTCAGGAGGCGGTTTGAGTTTGAGCTTGGGTACGAGCGGTTGGAATTTGCGAGGTTTGTTACCATTGGTATTGTTAGTGTtggtattgttattgttggtaCCGTTCCCTGGTGGATCTGTACTTAAGATAGGCTTTGTATAGTAATAGCAATCATTCCGGCAATCGCCCCTGGTTTTATATTCGTTTTGCTGATACTCCTGTGGGCACCTGGTGTATACCTTTAAATATAGACTTGGTGAGGTGGAGTGACATTTTTTTGGTTGGCAATAAATAAGAGTACCCTAGTACAGTCAAAGAGCACCCGATGGAAGGTGTAGAATATACGACGTGGCCCGGGACAGCCCGATTCGTGTCGGTATCTATTGTGTATCAGGCAATTAATGTTTGGATCTGGCAAAGAGTGCGATTAAAAGTATGATATCCCAATCCCTCTCGACTCCATAATAATTCTTACACTTGTTTTTGAACCAAGTCGCACAGTTACAGCAAATGATTAGAACGAATGCCGAACACAATACCGATGTTCTCATGATTAGAGTGTTCCAAATACTAAAAACTTACTTCGTATACCATATAGGATGGCTTGTtttcatatataatataatatcttAATCcgtaaaattataaataaccGTGGACTGATCACTTTTGAAACGCTTTCGCCGAATAGATGACTTTTAACTATGAAAGTATGATTTTGTGGATTTTTTCTTACCGGGACTGGCCAGACGACGCTCACGTCTTTGGACAATTCGATCTTCGATGTAAGCGCCCTTTGGCTCTAGTGATTTGTGATTATATTTACAGAGCATACAACATACAACATGGATGAGATCATGGCCAGAAAACCAGATGaccaaaacgaaaataatGTGCGAAAGGACATGGAATAAAAGAGAACAAGGACACACAGGACACAACATAAAACACATAGAACAGATACCCTTGAAGAAACATAGTCCATAGACCAAGCGGAAAAAAGCGAATAGAAAGTAACCTACCTGGCAGATTTGGCAATGGAGCCGTTTTTAAACCAAAACTGTATGCCGGGGAGCTGTCCAGCTTGCACTGCTCGGGATGATAATGGCCGGGGGCTAAAAGGCAGGAGGGGATAAGATGCGGGACTCATGCAAcacacaacagcaacatgcaACACTAGCAAGAAATTGTCGTCTCAGCCGTATCTTACCTGGAGCATCGGTGGTCACACGGATCTCCGACTTGGTGCCGAAAGTAAAGGCAGGTGTGGAGTGCAGGGAGTGCTTTTCAGGCTCGTATGCGGAGGGTGCTGTAACGGCACAGACCCCGGTTAGTGTTATCCGTGCCCAAGGACTCCCACATAATAAAATACATGTCCCACCCTTGTGAAAAACTTGCCTGGAGTATCAGAGATGAGTTCTCTTCCCAGTCGCATGCCAAAGGTAAACGCCGGTGTGCTGTCCACATGACACTGTTCCGGGTGGTAGTCGCACGGAGCCGGGGTCTGCATCACCGGCTCGGCGGTCGGACGACCTGCAATGGTGTAGGCGGGTGTATGGTCGAGGCGAACTCTCTCGGGGGCGTAGTCGCATGGCGCAGGATGAATCACTTCCGCCTTGGGGTCGTACTTGCCGCCAAAGCTGAAAGCTGGGTTGTGATCTTGGCGAACCTTCTCCGGAGCGTATGCCCCAGGAGCCGGGGTGTCATTGGGTTTATGCAGATCGTGCCGTCCAGCGAATGAGAAAGCGGGGTTGTGATCCTGTCTCACTTTTTCCGGATGATAGTCACCAGGAGCAGGGGTGTGGTTCTCGATTTTGGGGTCGTTCTTTCCCCCAAAAGTATAAGCGGGAGTATGATCTAGCCTAACCTTTTCGGGACTGTAATCACCAGGAGCCGGAGTGTCACTTGTAACCTTTTGAATATGCTTTCCGGCCATTGAAAAAGCCGGATTATGGTCTTGTCTAACTTTCTCCGGAGAGTATGCTCCAGGAGCAGGATTGGTGTCGGGCTTGTGAAGGTCATGCCGGCCAGCGAATGAGAAAGCGGGGTTGTGATCCTGTCTGACCTTTTCGGGGTGGTAGTCCCCAGGAGCAGGGGTGTTGTTTTCTACTTTTGGATCGTTCTTTCCTCCAAAGGTATAGGCAGGAGTGTGATCTAATCTAACCTTTTCCGGACAGTAGTCCCCGGGAGCAGGAGTATCGCTGGCCACCTTCTGGGCGTGCTTTCCAGCCATGGAAAATGCAGGATTGTGATCTTGGCGTACTTTCTCCGGGGAGTAAGCACCAGGAGCAGGATTATTGTCAGGCTTGTGGAGGTCATGTCGTCCGGCAAACGAAAAAGCGGGGTTGTGATCCTGTCTGACCTTCTCAGGACAGTAATCTCCAGGGGCAGGGGTATTGTTCTCTACTCTTTGATCGTTCTTTCCTCCAAAGGTATAGGCAGGAGTGTGATCCAATCTAACCTTTTCGGGGAAATAATCTCCCGGGGCCGGTGTATCACTTGTAACCTTTTGAATATACTTTCCAGACATTGAGAAGGCAGGATTGTGATCTTGTCTGACTTTCTCCGGAGAGTAGGCTCCAGGAGCCGGGGTGTCATTGGGTTTATGCAGATCGTGGCGTCCGGCAAACGAGAAAGCGGGATTGTGATCTTGCCTGACTTTTTCTGGGTGATAGTCACCCGGAGCTGGAGTGTGGTTCTCCACTTTAGGATCGCTCTTTCCTCCAAAGGTATAGGCAGGAGTGTGATCTAATCTAACCTTCTCAGGACAGTAGTCCCCGGGAGCAGGAGTATCACTGGACACCTTCTGGGTGTGCTTTCCAGCCATCGAAAATGCGGGATTGTGATCTTGACGTACTTTCTCCGGGGAGTAGGCTCCTGGAGCTGGAGTATTGTCAGGTTTGTGGAGGTCATGTCGTCCAGCAAACGAAAAAGCGGGGTTGTGATCTTGTCTGACCTTCTCGGGACAATAATCCCCAGGAGCAGGTGTATCGGAAGATACCTTCTGGGTGTGCTTTCCAGCCATGGAAAAAGCGGGGTTGTGGTCTTGGCGAACTTTCTCCGGAGAGTAAGCACCAGGAGCAGGAGTATTGTCAGGCTTGTGGAGGTCATGCCGTCCAGCGAACGAGAAAGCGGGATTGTGATCTTGCCTGACTTTTTCTGGGTGATAGTCACCCGGAGCAGGGGTATTGTTATCCACTTTAAGATCGCTCTTTCCTCCAAAGGTATAGGCAGGAGTGTGATCTAATCTAACCTTTTCGGGACGGTAATCCCCAGGAGCAGGTGTATCGGAAGATACCTTCTGGGTATGCTTTCCAGCCATCGAAAAAGCGGGATTGTGATCCTGTCGGACCTTCTCCGGGGAGTAGGCTCCTGGAGCAGGAGTGTTGTCAGGCTTGTGGAGGTCATGCCGTCCGGCAAACGAAAAAGCGGGGTTGTGATCCTGTCTGACCTTCTCAGGACAGTAATCCCCAGGAGCTGGAGTGTTGTTCTCCACTTTAGGATCGCTCTTTCCTCCAAAGGTATAGGCAGGAGTGTGATCTAATCTAACCTTCTCAGGACAGTAGTCCCCGGGAGCAGGAGTATCGCTGGAAACCTTCTGTGTGTGCTTTCCAGCCATGGAAAAAGCAGGATTGTGATCTTGACGTACTTTCTCCGGGGAGTAGGCTCCGGGAGCTGGAGTATTTTCTGGCTTTTGCAGATCGTGACGTCCGGCGAAGGAGAAGGCGGGGTTGTGGTCCTGCCTTACCTTCTCCGGGTGGTAGTCCCCGGGGGCTGGTGTCTCGCTTATCTTGTGCAAATCGTGGCGACCGGCGAATGAGAAAGCGGGATTGTGATCGTGCCGAACTTTTTCTGGATGGTAGTCGCCAGGTGCCGGAGTGGAGCTCTCGAGCCGCTGCTCGTTCTTACCGCCGAAGGTGAACGCGGGCGTGCGATCGTTGCGGTACTTTTCCGGAGCATACGAACCGGGCGCCGGGGTCTCGCTCACCGCCTTGGTTTCGTGGCGGCCGGAGAGGGTGAAGGCCGGCGTGCTGTCCAGCCGCACCTTCTCGGGCTGGTAGGTGCCCGGGGCGGGGGTGTCGCTGGCCTTGGCGAGCTCCACGCGGTGGCCGAAGCTAAAGGCGGGCGTCTTGCTCAGGACACACTTTTCTGGTTCGTATGCGCCGGGTGCTGAAATGAGTTAGATATTGATGGGATTATGTAAGAAACGTTGGATGTGGCAAAAGGGTGCAtcaaaaattatacatttttagaaaaaaaatatatatttctttcagtgGACTTACCAGGCGTGCAATCTACCACATCATGAGAGGCCTTGCCAGTGATCGAGTACGCGGGTGTGGAGTGTAGTTTTGATTTTTCTGGGCTGTAAGCACCGGGTGCTACGaaacattataaaataaatccaaaataaaccAAACTAATCGAAAGAGTGGAGTCAAGAATCCTACCTGGAGTATCGCTGACCTGAATGTGTTTGGTTTTGATGCCAAAACTATAGGCGGGATTGTGTTCGAGGCTAACCTGCTCGGGCTTGTAAGTGCCCGGCGCTaatcaaaaatcaaagttGTGATAAGCATGAAGCAGCTACTTTCAGGATGTAATTATGGAATTAAAATGTATACAAACCTGGTGTATAATCTGGCCGCAGCTCATGGTGTTTGATGCCAAAACTGAACTGAGGCGTCTTATTGAGCTTCACCTTCTCAGGACAGTAGGCGCCAGGAGCTGTGAATGGGATAAATATTAGGATTTAGTTGTGGGGATCAGAGTGCTAGTCAAGTATGTGAGATATTCTAAGGATACTGTCCAATTGTAAGGCAATAGGACATTGCTTGTTTAGGCAATGCCTCGTACAGATGCACATATAGGTACAGATTCAGATTCAAATAAAGATTACAGGATACAGAATACAAGTTACTGGGGAAGTGGAGAAGTGATGGGGATTATTACCTGGTGTGCCCTGGTCGTGTTGGATTTTAGTTCGTCTACCGAAAGTGTAGCGTGGGGCATTCTTTTTTGATTGCGTGACCTTTTCAGGGCAATAGCTATTCGGAGCTGTTAGTGttaataaaacataaaaaaaaaattcgactcgAATCAAGACAAAAACTAGTATTAAGAGTTCTAAGCTATGTGAACTACTAGACTAGAGAGTGAGGATGAAAGTTATAGCTACAGATACTGTTAGGAATAGAGATAGATCAGGGTAAGTTAGTGATGAGGTGGGTTTGGAAGGAAGGTTGTTAGAACGAAGGTTCGAAAGAGCGAAATTTAGAGACCAAACACCAAAACGGTTAGTGGGTTACCTGGATTGTCAACAATGTAGACGTTAACTTTAATGCGAAAGGAATATCGAGGGGCTCGCCGCTTGACGACATCAAGTGGCACCACTTGATAATGATTGGGACCTAATTATCGATTTTGCCATTAAAAAGAGAAGAAcgtcacaaattaaaatcaaatcaaagtACACAAAAACGCAAAACACAAATTACTGAAACACAGAAACACTAACAGAACGTATATACAGCTtactaaataatattttgtataaataattatgatatttaaAGGTGAGTAACTTcggaaaatcaaaaataacacccacattaaaataaaacaaatttggAGGTAAACTATTTGAGGCATAGAAagttgaataaataaatatttaaagaaaacataTAAATCAAGATCTATCTATTTTTTGAAACTCACAAAAGTGTATCTTACTAATTTCCAAGAACTAAGAGAAATAGAGATACTACTACTAATAGCTACTGAGATACAATTACtgaagatacagatacaaagatactgGATGTtgaaaatagagagagagaaagcAACATCTGGGGGAGCAACTTACTTATGACATGGATTAGGATTAGTTAATGAAATCGCTTCTATATACAGTATGGATCCATGATTGATTCCCTGATtcttgattgattgattgctTGATGATCTCCCGAATCCGCCACAGCCAacatgcaacagcaacagccaacatccaatagcaataaaaacaacagcaacccGAAACACACACCAAAACTCAACGCCAAACTCAAATTTTTCAAATCCAACTCCAACGCCCGAAAACACCATTCGAAAACAccaaattttaagaaaaatgaGAATCCTGAAACTCACCTGGAATCTGGAAGGTTTTTAGATCTATGGGCTTCTGGCCAAAGGTATATCTTGGAGGGGCATCCATCGCCGCCTTGGCCGCATGCAGTACATCGTATTCTAaagatttgttttttattattttatattttttaaagattttatttGGAACGTACCGCCTGGTCCTGGATTTTGGAAGCGGGTCAGTTCCTTGGGTCGACTTTGCAGGGTAGCAGCCCTTGGATAGTCCCGACCCTTGGCCCGCAGACCCGTGACATTGTATTGGGCCGGACCCGGTCCAAAGGTGTCGTATTTGCTACCCAACTTGTGACCAAAGGAATACGAAGGGGCCGCTTTCTTCTTCGAATCGGGCACTTTGCTACctgaaaagtttaaaattttttaaatttatttacatttaagTTAGGAAGGTAACTAACTTACCAATCAAAGTCGGAAGCGTGACAATTGCCGGTCCCGGATTAGTGGTTTCGGCGGCAATCTTGCCAATACGGACAGTCGGGGTCCAAGGTCGCTGCTCCACAGTCCCGCCCATATTTAGGGGTCGTATCTTTCGGGTGCGGGCGCAGGGTCCCTGTTCCTTGAACTTTTTCTTCTTGAAACCGACTTGCtaaaatattccaaaaataataattaattaactaatattttaaataattgaaaaatcaTAACAGCACCTTCTTCATTTTGgtgttatatttttaattaattctagTTTCAAAAACTGTCCAAATAGAAAATGTATTCTAAAGTTTATTGAATTGACTGAACTAGCTAAGTTTACTGAAAACATTTCAGGAGAGGGTAAATCAATGGTTCGACCCCTAAAATTTGGGTAACCTAATAATCCAAATTCCGTCctactccactccactccaacATTGTGCCACCAGTCGATGGCACAAAAATCAATCGTCTAGGTCTGGGCGCGCCAAGTTTCGAATTTTCTGGGCCAATTCCGTGAGCCGTGAGGCTAATAGCCAGGCGTGTGGGAAAtccaatataaaaaaaaaattaaaatacattttgtgGAATGGGGCGTGGCGTGTGGCGGCTGTCAATTTGCAGTGGCTGTTGCTCAGTTGTTAGCTAGTTTTTCCATTTCTTTGGCAGCCGGGGATTTGTTGGGCGGCGTGAAAGACAAACAATACCAATAACTTTGCGGTAGGCTCGAAACTTACAGAGCCAGGggcaataataacaaaaaaagggGTGAAAATTAGGACTTAAATAATAAGGATATTTTTCATAGAAGAACATAAACTAGAAATATCATCAAAAAAACATCTTATAGCTCTTCCATTTTAATCCATTTTCTAATAACATTTTCCTGACTTATTTTTgacaattaatttaaattttttttatagtacAACAGCTCTAATTGATTCCGTGTTTACTTAAATTAGCAACTAAACACTTTTGCCAACTCAATTTACAGATTACGTGACTACAAAATAGTAACAATTTTCCACAAAATACCTCGTTGGAAAAAAGAATTCTACTAATTTATTTACTCAAATAACCTAGAACAAAGACAATATGAATGACTATTTAGCATAAAGTTACCAACTATGGAAATAGTAgtgtataataaatatttttacgaTAACCCCCCTCAACAACATTTATGGTCCGCCCGTTTTCGGCTGCCCTGGGCGACGACCTTCTTTCCATTTTCACAGCTTAGCACAAGGGCTACGGAAAGTATGACTTCCGTGCGGGACATCGTTGGGCGGGAAAAACAGACGGTGCCGGCTGGTATCAGGACGAAACAAGACAGTAGCTTTTGGGAACaactttatatgcatatggtTCACACATGGATCTAATTTGGAGCGTGTAATCGATACGGGGTTCGAAGTTCTACAAAATAATGGTGGGCCTGGTCAACAAGGTTGCCCCCGGAGAGGTATATGGTAAGTGCTAATGTTGCCCATTTTGTGGGGCATGTAAGCCAACAAAACGATTACTTTTAATGACTTATGGCCGACAATTGCATGACGGACaggaaaggcaaaaaaaactaaaacctaaagtcgaaacaaaaacaaatcctGATGCCTGAAGTTTCCTTCAGAGCGTGCCACTTTCTTCATGGCCGTGAAAATTTCGCCTGGCTATGTAAATAATTACAACTATGCTGGGCAGGGGGGCGTGGTCTGGCTGTTAACAGGGCCAATAAAGCCGTCGTGTCGCTCTCCTGCCAACACTGCAGAACTTGTTACTTGAAGCCGTAATATTGCTCGCCTGCCCAGACCAGCCACTTTCCGAAATCCTCCTCGACGACCTCGCATGCAATTCGCAGAACACACTTGGGTTCTAGAACCTGGTCTTATATGGCAGCTCTTACATCACCATCTCATGTGCTTGGTGGCTGGCCCACGCAGCCATTCAACATCTCATTCAATTGCTGTTCGGGGCCAAGATCAGTCAAGGAAACTGATGAATCAGCCGCCGTTTGGCCAACAACAGAAGTCAGACATCTGTCAGACACTAAGTCTTAGCTGAAGTCTACCCACGGTATCTATGAGCCGTTAGAAATCTTTAGAAAAG includes these proteins:
- the LOC123257442 gene encoding uncharacterized protein LOC123257442 isoform X2, with translation MRLLLFILTVGCVVLLVCPWKARNRHRNNKCLVKNRYSVERACQGPRRHFYTFHRVILDCIKVYSKCPRVHEYNDYPTLTMCRNDCMFHMKPPTDFPSTANPGNNSNPDPNGNDPGNNGNPDPGGNDPDPGGRRSGRKNKWVQRKLGKNQQKKAQDQKGANHTPSPD
- the LOC123257442 gene encoding uncharacterized protein LOC123257442 isoform X1 — its product is MRTSVLCSAFVLIICCNCATWFKNKYPNINCLIHNRYRHESGCPGPRRIFYTFHRVLFDCTRVYTRCPQEYQQNEYKTRGDCRNDCYYYTKPILSTDPPGNGTNNNNTNTNNTNGNKPRKFQPLVPKLKLKPPPEVKSVKNNTFGEEYPSYPDERAPPFEPPAFGSPRFDYSPFDDFPY